A region of Chloracidobacterium sp. DNA encodes the following proteins:
- a CDS encoding SCO family protein: MNSEKLKTKGSVTFSFGGRVRHIAVFTSLLVFGFSLLVSDAFAQKNEHYNSPLYSPKTYDPAEFGSTTGLPETLKTVGIEQKLGEQLPLDTELKDEDGRSVKLGTYFNSGRPVVLTFVYYECPMLCNQVLNGLTGSLKGVSFDAGKEFDVVAISFDARENDIADLAKNKKASYMERYGRPGTEKGWHFLTGTREAIDKVTSAAGFSFKWDEKSNQFAHAAGVMVVTPDGKLSRYLYGIDYSPKDVKFGIMESAENKVGSATEKLLLYCYHYDPSTGKYGLAVLRGVRIFGVLTLLGMGTMIFAFWRKNKRKSLES, encoded by the coding sequence GTGAATAGTGAAAAACTAAAAACTAAAGGTTCTGTGACGTTCAGCTTTGGCGGTCGTGTGCGGCACATTGCGGTTTTCACGTCACTTTTAGTTTTTGGTTTTTCACTTTTAGTTTCTGATGCTTTTGCCCAAAAGAACGAGCATTACAATTCGCCGCTGTATTCGCCTAAGACGTATGATCCGGCAGAATTTGGCTCTACGACCGGCCTGCCCGAGACTTTGAAAACAGTCGGCATCGAACAAAAGCTTGGCGAACAATTGCCTCTTGATACAGAACTAAAAGACGAAGATGGAAGATCTGTAAAATTAGGCACATATTTTAACTCGGGCCGGCCGGTTGTTCTTACATTTGTTTATTACGAATGTCCGATGCTCTGCAATCAGGTTCTGAACGGGTTGACGGGCAGCTTAAAAGGAGTTTCATTCGACGCAGGCAAGGAATTTGACGTGGTTGCGATCAGCTTTGACGCTCGTGAAAATGATATCGCTGATCTCGCAAAGAATAAAAAGGCGAGCTATATGGAGCGCTACGGCCGACCTGGCACTGAGAAGGGCTGGCATTTCCTGACCGGTACTCGGGAAGCCATCGACAAAGTGACCTCGGCAGCGGGCTTCAGCTTTAAGTGGGATGAAAAGAGCAATCAATTCGCCCATGCTGCGGGAGTAATGGTCGTAACGCCCGACGGCAAACTGTCACGATATCTTTACGGGATCGATTACTCGCCGAAGGATGTTAAATTCGGCATTATGGAATCGGCAGAAAACAAGGTTGGTTCCGCGACGGAAAAGTTGCTGTTGTATTGCTATCACTACGATCCTTCTACCGGCAAGTATGGCCTTGCGGTATTGAGAGGTGTTCGAATTTTCGGCGTTTTGACGCTGCTCGGCATGGGAACTATGATCTTCGCGTTTTGGCGAAAGAATAAACGGAAGAGTCTGGAGTCTTGA
- the coxB gene encoding cytochrome c oxidase subunit II, with product MQTTNWVPLFPEQASTFAAHVDLLYAYLIVVSIVFSIPIVVAIFVFAIKYRETEKFATPEEMHGSMVLETVWSIIPFVVSMTIFLGGALVYFEQFTPPDDSMEIYVVGKQWMWKIQHQTGQREINELHVPVGRNVKLTMTTEDVLHDFDIPAFRTKADVVPGRYTYLWFNATKPGKYHLFCAEYCGLNHSGMGGYVYVMEQRDFDNWLSGSVSGQTPVEEGKDLFMNKLGCASCHAGGPAQRGAKLEGIFNHDVKLVGGATVKADENYLRNSILNPSSQVVEGFQPIMPTFKGQVTEEQLTSLVAYIKSLSPNAAAASSSTSAAATTAPAANANTSAANTAASKPAAHGNTSNK from the coding sequence ATGCAGACTACAAATTGGGTTCCATTATTTCCAGAACAGGCATCGACTTTCGCGGCGCATGTCGACTTGTTGTATGCATACCTTATAGTCGTCAGCATCGTGTTTTCGATTCCTATCGTCGTAGCTATTTTTGTTTTCGCCATCAAGTATCGTGAGACTGAAAAATTTGCGACACCTGAAGAGATGCATGGTTCGATGGTACTCGAAACCGTGTGGTCGATCATTCCCTTCGTTGTTTCGATGACCATCTTTCTCGGTGGAGCGTTAGTATACTTCGAACAGTTCACACCGCCGGATGACTCAATGGAGATCTATGTTGTCGGCAAACAGTGGATGTGGAAAATACAACACCAAACCGGACAGCGCGAGATCAATGAGCTACATGTTCCAGTAGGACGCAATGTCAAACTGACCATGACTACTGAAGACGTTCTGCATGATTTTGATATTCCCGCGTTTAGGACGAAGGCGGACGTCGTGCCGGGACGCTACACGTATCTTTGGTTCAATGCGACAAAGCCCGGCAAGTATCACCTTTTCTGTGCCGAATATTGCGGACTTAACCACTCAGGAATGGGCGGCTATGTTTATGTAATGGAGCAGCGTGATTTTGACAATTGGCTGAGCGGCAGTGTTTCTGGACAGACTCCGGTTGAAGAAGGCAAAGACCTTTTTATGAACAAATTAGGCTGTGCCTCCTGTCATGCCGGCGGACCTGCCCAGCGTGGTGCGAAACTCGAAGGCATATTCAATCACGATGTAAAACTGGTTGGAGGAGCCACGGTCAAGGCTGATGAGAATTATCTTCGCAATTCGATACTTAACCCGTCATCGCAGGTCGTTGAAGGATTTCAGCCCATAATGCCAACCTTTAAGGGACAGGTGACTGAGGAACAACTCACGTCACTTGTAGCTTATATTAAATCGCTCAGTCCCAATGCCGCCGCTGCCTCAAGTTCTACTAGTGCGGCCGCGACGACGGCTCCGGCGGCCAATGCGAATACATCGGCTGCTAACACAGCGGCATCAAAACCGGCCGCACACGGCAATACGAGTAATAAGTAG
- a CDS encoding cbb3-type cytochrome c oxidase subunit I, with product MQSQEAISHGYGSKQKLNYLTNGSTLRSWLLTKDHKRIAIMYLISVSIFFLFGGLYAATIRLELLTPASDLLESATYNKVFTQHGILMIFFFLIPSIPAILGNFLLPIMIGAKDLALPRINLLSLYIYWIAGGLVLFALMQGGVDTGWTFYTPYSTTFSNSYVMLVGLGIFINGFSSILTGLNFIVTIHTMRAPGMTWFRLPLFVWAHYATSLVMVLGTPVVAITVLLLAIERVAQVGIFDPSIGGDPILFQHLFWFYSHPAVYIMILPGMGVISELISNFSRKKVFGYEFIAFSSIAIAVFGFLVWGHHMFVSGQSIYAGLVFSFLTMVVAVPSAIKMFNWTATLYKGSISFDTPMLYAIGFMGLFLIGGLTGLFLGAMGLTVHLTDTYFVVAHFHYVMVGGQVIAYLGGIHYWWPKMTGKMYSEFWGKISAMLVFVGFNLTFFPQFIVGYQGMPRRYASYPEELQVLNIFSTAGASVLGIGLLMPAVYLMHSLIAGKPAGDNPWMLPGLEWRTSSPPPTENFETMPVVTWEAYEFGEENGLDIEEAKRREAALV from the coding sequence ATGCAAAGCCAAGAAGCCATATCACACGGTTACGGGAGTAAGCAAAAGCTGAATTATCTGACCAACGGCTCGACGCTCAGATCATGGCTGTTGACCAAGGACCACAAGCGCATCGCGATCATGTATTTGATCTCGGTGTCGATTTTCTTTCTTTTTGGCGGGCTTTATGCAGCTACTATCCGGCTTGAACTGCTAACACCGGCCAGCGATCTGCTGGAATCAGCAACCTACAATAAGGTTTTTACGCAACACGGGATCCTGATGATCTTTTTCTTCTTGATCCCGTCGATACCCGCGATCCTGGGCAATTTTCTTCTGCCGATCATGATCGGTGCCAAGGACCTTGCCCTGCCGCGCATTAATCTCTTGAGTCTTTACATCTATTGGATCGCCGGTGGCCTTGTTCTGTTTGCACTGATGCAGGGCGGCGTCGATACAGGCTGGACATTTTACACGCCATATTCGACGACTTTCTCCAATTCTTATGTGATGCTCGTTGGTCTCGGCATCTTTATTAACGGATTTTCGTCGATCCTGACCGGACTCAATTTTATCGTCACAATCCACACGATGCGTGCTCCGGGAATGACCTGGTTTCGGTTGCCGCTGTTCGTTTGGGCACATTACGCAACCAGTCTTGTGATGGTACTCGGAACGCCGGTGGTAGCGATCACTGTGCTTCTCCTTGCCATTGAACGGGTTGCTCAGGTTGGTATCTTCGATCCGTCAATAGGCGGTGACCCTATCTTGTTTCAGCATTTATTTTGGTTCTACTCTCATCCGGCAGTTTACATCATGATCCTGCCGGGAATGGGGGTTATCAGCGAACTGATCTCAAACTTCTCGCGTAAAAAGGTCTTTGGATACGAATTTATCGCATTTTCAAGCATAGCCATTGCTGTGTTCGGATTTCTCGTTTGGGGACATCATATGTTCGTCAGCGGGCAATCGATCTATGCTGGCCTTGTTTTCTCGTTCCTGACAATGGTCGTAGCCGTGCCGTCCGCCATCAAGATGTTCAACTGGACGGCGACGCTGTACAAAGGATCGATTTCTTTTGACACGCCGATGCTTTATGCGATCGGCTTTATGGGACTGTTTTTGATCGGCGGGTTGACTGGGCTTTTTCTAGGAGCTATGGGCCTTACGGTTCATCTTACTGACACGTATTTCGTGGTTGCCCATTTCCATTATGTAATGGTCGGCGGCCAGGTGATCGCATATCTTGGCGGCATCCATTACTGGTGGCCTAAAATGACGGGCAAGATGTACTCGGAATTTTGGGGCAAGATCTCGGCCATGCTTGTATTTGTCGGGTTTAACCTTACGTTTTTCCCTCAATTTATTGTCGGCTATCAGGGAATGCCTCGCCGGTACGCGTCCTATCCAGAGGAGTTGCAGGTTTTGAATATTTTTTCGACCGCCGGAGCATCGGTTTTGGGGATCGGCCTTCTTATGCCGGCAGTTTATCTGATGCATTCGCTCATAGCGGGCAAACCTGCAGGTGACAACCCGTGGATGCTGCCGGGACTGGAATGGCGGACAAGTTCGCCGCCGCCAACTGAGAATTTTGAGACGATGCCGGTCGTCACTTGGGAAGCATACGAATTTGGCGAAGAAAACGGCCTCGATATCGAGGAAGCAAAACGTCGGGAGGCGGCTTTGGTCTGA
- a CDS encoding cytochrome c oxidase subunit 3, whose translation MALTVYYAQKGKRMMQVVMIVLTMIFGAAFLGVKAIEYTSKYNDGLIPVTGLNKRYKEDKNAHHEAEKPCWQVSHGPDAAAHHAPNPKGEFQWADCSLVKYAQDKNLLTNAEKIGYFSNGIIDANKFRDKVRIFYFIYFVMTGLHALHMIVGLGLMLWLLWTAWRGYYTAEYYMPVEMSGLYWHFVDIVWIFLFPLLYLLGRHFMH comes from the coding sequence ATGGCCCTCACGGTCTATTACGCTCAGAAGGGCAAACGGATGATGCAGGTCGTGATGATCGTGCTTACGATGATCTTTGGCGCGGCCTTTTTGGGTGTCAAGGCGATCGAGTACACGAGCAAGTATAACGACGGCCTGATCCCGGTCACAGGGCTCAATAAAAGATATAAAGAGGATAAGAATGCTCATCACGAAGCCGAGAAGCCCTGTTGGCAGGTATCGCACGGCCCCGATGCGGCAGCTCACCACGCCCCAAATCCGAAAGGTGAGTTTCAGTGGGCCGACTGTTCACTGGTCAAATACGCCCAGGATAAGAATCTGCTGACCAACGCGGAAAAGATCGGCTATTTCTCTAATGGGATCATTGACGCCAACAAGTTTCGCGACAAGGTGCGCATTTTCTATTTCATCTACTTTGTGATGACAGGGCTGCACGCCCTTCATATGATAGTGGGCCTCGGCCTGATGCTATGGCTGCTCTGGACGGCCTGGCGCGGCTATTACACGGCGGAATATTATATGCCGGTTGAAATGTCGGGACTTTACTGGCACTTTGTCGATATTGTTTGGATATTCCTGTTTCCTCTGCTCTACCTGCTGGGCAGGCACTTTATGCATTAG
- a CDS encoding cytochrome C oxidase subunit IV family protein, with protein MATEHNHEHHDHDHMNIPKYLGIFMILVVGTILTYFAATVDMDGIFPGANTLVALLIAFTKMTFVMLFFMHVYWSKRMIWLAAVGSFFWLAIMFAYTMQDYLTRGSGVFTG; from the coding sequence ATGGCGACGGAACATAACCACGAACATCACGACCACGACCACATGAATATTCCCAAGTATTTGGGGATATTTATGATCCTTGTCGTCGGTACCATATTGACCTATTTTGCGGCGACCGTGGATATGGACGGTATCTTTCCGGGAGCTAACACGCTGGTCGCACTTCTGATCGCGTTTACCAAAATGACCTTTGTCATGCTCTTTTTTATGCACGTCTATTGGAGCAAGCGTATGATCTGGCTGGCTGCGGTGGGCAGCTTCTTTTGGCTTGCGATAATGTTTGCATACACAATGCAGGATTATCTGACGAGAGGCTCGGGCGTCTTTACGGGTTAG
- a CDS encoding ABC transporter ATP-binding protein, which produces MKAILSTSDLKKSYKIGKIDVPALRGISLEVNEGEFVAIMGPSGCGKSTLLHLLGGLLSPTSGSILIDGEDLAKVSDSRRTDIRRRKIGFVFQRFNLFPTLSAEGNLKLAEKIHTGNGSKNSDRRREVLRLLKLEDKMHHKPLELSGGEQQRVALARAIVNAPAIILADEPTGNLDTENSQIVLEMFRELNEKFNQTIIMITHNPEAALACSRTIQMRDGHIVSEPPA; this is translated from the coding sequence ATGAAAGCCATCCTGTCCACAAGCGATCTAAAAAAATCGTACAAAATCGGAAAGATAGATGTTCCGGCGCTGCGTGGTATATCGCTTGAGGTGAACGAGGGCGAATTTGTGGCGATAATGGGGCCGTCCGGTTGCGGTAAATCGACGTTGCTGCATCTGCTCGGCGGATTGCTGAGCCCGACAAGCGGCAGCATCTTAATAGACGGTGAGGACCTTGCAAAAGTGTCTGACTCACGACGTACAGACATCCGTCGCCGAAAGATCGGATTCGTCTTTCAGCGATTCAATCTTTTTCCGACACTGTCTGCCGAGGGCAATCTCAAACTTGCCGAGAAAATACACACAGGCAACGGCAGCAAGAATTCGGACAGACGGCGCGAGGTTTTGCGGCTTCTCAAGCTTGAAGATAAAATGCACCATAAGCCGCTCGAACTTTCCGGCGGAGAACAGCAGCGTGTCGCTCTTGCGAGGGCGATCGTCAACGCTCCGGCGATAATTTTGGCGGACGAGCCGACGGGAAATCTCGATACTGAGAATTCGCAGATCGTTTTGGAGATGTTTCGCGAGCTAAATGAAAAATTTAATCAGACGATCATCATGATCACGCACAACCCCGAGGCAGCGCTTGCCTGCTCGCGAACGATACAAATGCGTGACGGACACATTGTGTCAGAACCGCCTGCATAA
- a CDS encoding outer membrane lipoprotein carrier protein LolA — protein MRKALRYSFFVVSFGLLISSVSVTEAKAQNILGEILKRMDLNNKALQSLTANVTMEKVNVQINDSDIYIGSTSYLPKTAKRGSYIRVDWTKPTEEQMAVIGDNYELYRPRLNQVIVGKVSKAKNSSAVGGPLSFMNMSKAQLQANYSVVYLGEEQVGGTTRTWHIQLTPKTPTSYKMADLWVDPDGMPRQAKITEQNNDTTTVLLSKIEKNVKLDGNMFKLNYPSSAKKIKA, from the coding sequence ATGAGAAAAGCATTACGTTATAGTTTTTTTGTTGTCAGTTTCGGCCTTTTGATTTCATCTGTTTCCGTAACGGAAGCTAAGGCTCAGAATATCCTGGGTGAAATACTCAAACGCATGGATTTGAATAATAAAGCGCTCCAGTCTCTTACAGCAAATGTGACTATGGAGAAGGTAAATGTTCAGATCAATGATTCCGACATTTACATAGGAAGCACGAGTTATCTGCCCAAAACCGCAAAGCGCGGCTCATATATCAGAGTTGATTGGACAAAGCCTACCGAGGAACAGATGGCAGTAATAGGCGATAATTATGAGCTTTATCGCCCAAGATTAAATCAAGTGATCGTTGGCAAGGTCAGCAAGGCCAAGAATAGTTCGGCTGTCGGCGGACCGCTGTCCTTTATGAACATGTCCAAGGCCCAACTTCAGGCAAACTACTCCGTCGTTTATCTTGGAGAAGAACAGGTCGGCGGTACAACGCGAACATGGCACATTCAACTTACGCCCAAAACGCCAACTAGCTACAAGATGGCTGACCTCTGGGTCGATCCGGACGGAATGCCTCGCCAAGCGAAGATCACGGAACAAAACAACGACACAACGACAGTTCTGCTCTCAAAGATTGAAAAGAACGTAAAACTTGACGGCAATATGTTTAAGCTGAACTATCCAAGTTCGGCCAAGAAGATTAAAGCATAG
- a CDS encoding radical SAM protein, which yields MPKASSFSRFTRGVRHTVRAFASTKHPVLVHIVPMRRCNLACTYCNEYDKTSDPVAIDVMLERIDKLAEFGSSVITISGGEPMMHPEIYEIIERIRHHGMIAGLISNGYYFQPEKVKRLNEAGLDYLQISIDNVTPDDVSKKSLKVLDSKLINLRDHAKFKVNINSVVGGGVANPDEALQIANRARELGFSSTVGVIHDGDGLLKGLTPREKEVYKEIKSKGASSYARWNWFQDKLVDGGEYEWRCRAGARYLYIDEAGIVSWCSQQRGTPGIPLLEYTHADMDREYNTEKWCAPTCTIQCVHQVGHLDAWRDPQISLTEYKKRNGSGLKKEAVAQVLGAD from the coding sequence ATGCCAAAGGCTAGCAGTTTTAGCAGATTTACACGCGGTGTGAGGCACACGGTTCGTGCTTTTGCATCGACGAAACATCCCGTTTTGGTGCATATTGTGCCGATGCGGCGGTGTAATTTGGCGTGTACCTATTGCAACGAATACGACAAGACGAGCGATCCGGTGGCGATCGACGTAATGCTCGAACGCATTGATAAACTGGCTGAGTTTGGCTCGTCGGTCATTACAATTTCCGGCGGCGAGCCGATGATGCATCCTGAGATCTACGAGATCATCGAACGCATTCGCCATCACGGTATGATCGCCGGCCTGATCTCGAACGGCTATTATTTTCAACCCGAAAAGGTCAAGCGTCTCAATGAAGCAGGCCTTGATTACCTGCAGATCTCGATCGACAACGTCACGCCCGATGACGTGTCGAAAAAGAGCCTCAAGGTGCTCGACAGCAAGCTCATAAACCTTCGTGATCACGCGAAATTTAAGGTCAACATCAATTCGGTTGTCGGCGGCGGCGTTGCAAATCCCGATGAAGCTTTGCAGATCGCTAATAGAGCAAGAGAGCTAGGCTTTTCATCAACGGTCGGCGTCATTCACGACGGCGACGGTTTGCTCAAAGGTCTGACTCCACGTGAAAAAGAAGTTTACAAAGAGATCAAGTCGAAAGGAGCCAGTTCATACGCTCGTTGGAACTGGTTTCAGGACAAACTCGTCGATGGCGGCGAATACGAATGGCGCTGCCGTGCCGGTGCCCGTTATCTCTACATAGACGAAGCCGGAATTGTCAGTTGGTGCTCGCAACAGCGAGGCACGCCGGGCATCCCGCTGCTCGAATACACCCACGCCGACATGGATCGCGAATACAACACCGAAAAATGGTGCGCCCCAACCTGCACGATCCAATGCGTCCACCAAGTCGGCCACCTAGACGCCTGGCGCGACCCGCAAATTTCGCTCACCGAATACAAGAAGCGTAACGGTAGCGGCTTGAAGAAAGAAGCAGTCGCTCAGGTCTTAGGCGCGGATTAA
- a CDS encoding NAD(P)H-dependent oxidoreductase, with the protein MGTSLFIPTLLGTARKNRESGNVANWVCGKMRERGDIETQLFDVCDFNLPHDHYGPEISGDFPEWRDAIIRADGLVIVTPEYNHGYPGSMKSVLDLLLKEYIHKAVAFVGVSAGPWGGTRVIEACVPMVRELGLVVTFSDLNFPKVGDKFDENGKLLDEAYEKRIAGFLDELVWMAKTLRHGRDNFSSKHHQ; encoded by the coding sequence ATGGGTACGAGTCTCTTCATTCCAACTTTACTCGGCACGGCACGCAAAAATCGCGAGAGCGGCAATGTCGCAAACTGGGTTTGCGGTAAGATGCGGGAGCGCGGAGATATAGAAACGCAGCTCTTTGACGTTTGTGATTTTAATTTGCCGCACGATCATTACGGTCCTGAGATCAGCGGAGATTTTCCCGAATGGCGCGATGCGATAATTCGCGCCGATGGCCTAGTTATCGTCACGCCCGAATATAATCACGGCTATCCCGGCAGCATGAAAAGTGTTCTCGACCTGCTGTTAAAAGAGTATATCCACAAAGCCGTCGCCTTCGTCGGCGTGTCCGCCGGACCGTGGGGAGGCACTCGCGTGATTGAAGCGTGTGTTCCGATGGTTCGTGAACTCGGCCTTGTCGTTACATTTAGCGATCTCAATTTTCCAAAGGTCGGAGACAAATTTGACGAGAACGGCAAACTTCTCGACGAAGCCTACGAAAAACGCATTGCAGGCTTTCTCGACGAACTCGTTTGGATGGCAAAGACGCTTCGTCATGGCCGCGACAACTTTTCCTCAAAACACCACCAATAG
- a CDS encoding VIT family protein, producing the protein MSHRELHRTHRIGWLRAAVLGANDGIVSTASLVIGVAAADADHAAVMIAGVAGLVAGSMSMAAGEYVSVHSQADTEKADIEREKRELAASPEHELHELAGIYIDRGLSPDLAMEVATQLTAHDALGAHTRDELGISEALSARPIQAALFSAVSFAIGAALPLGVTAIVNGTAMIPWVAGSSHVFLALLGGVAARAGGAGVLAGAFRVLFWGTAAMAATALVGRLFGAVV; encoded by the coding sequence ATGAGCCATCGCGAATTACATCGAACTCACCGTATCGGCTGGCTGCGCGCAGCTGTTTTAGGTGCCAACGACGGGATTGTTTCCACGGCAAGTCTTGTGATAGGCGTTGCTGCGGCCGATGCAGATCATGCGGCCGTAATGATCGCGGGGGTTGCGGGCCTTGTCGCCGGCTCAATGTCGATGGCAGCGGGCGAGTATGTTTCCGTGCATTCACAGGCTGATACAGAAAAAGCCGATATTGAACGCGAGAAGCGGGAATTGGCCGCTAGCCCCGAACACGAATTGCACGAACTTGCAGGAATTTACATCGACCGCGGCCTTTCTCCCGATCTTGCTATGGAAGTGGCAACACAGCTAACAGCTCACGATGCGCTTGGTGCTCATACCCGCGACGAACTTGGTATATCGGAGGCTCTAAGTGCAAGGCCGATACAGGCGGCACTATTTTCAGCTGTGAGTTTTGCTATCGGTGCGGCGTTACCGCTTGGTGTCACGGCTATTGTTAATGGCACGGCAATGATCCCGTGGGTGGCTGGCAGTTCTCACGTATTTCTTGCACTGCTTGGCGGAGTAGCTGCTCGAGCGGGTGGAGCAGGCGTTTTAGCGGGAGCTTTTCGTGTCTTGTTTTGGGGAACGGCAGCGATGGCAGCTACCGCATTGGTCGGTAGACTGTTTGGTGCGGTCGTCTAA
- the pyk gene encoding pyruvate kinase, which translates to MRKAKILATLGPASNSRPILEEMLKAGLNAVRINMSHGTTDEHAENIRTARAAAAALGLPLAILIDLSGPKIRTRTLKDGLPVILKAGQSFTITTRDIVGNENEVSTNFDHLPDAVEAGARILIDDGAIELVVESESGTEVFCRVVTGGLLSERKGINLPNTPLPIPSMTEKDHADLIWAMEQNVDYVALSFVRTAADCIQVKDIIKKLNKRKLGRALLVAKIEKAEAIQNLDEIIEATDGVMVARGDLGVETSVELVPVYQKRIIEKAVANDRFVITATQMLQSMIEHTYPTRAEASDVANAVWDGTDAVMLSAETATGRHPVETIKTMARIIDSAETIEVAQLRKPVKFNQPSSARTSQALCKAAAAAAKEMQTEKVAVFTESGLMARRLSAFRSGLLTFALTTSADARNQLALIWGVRPFYHESLSTSASEPDFGNVTMMDLMDAGSDSTEEMLKVGELTLLNEGVVEVGETLIMMAGRLSGLGLSSSVIVWTIGEQVPRR; encoded by the coding sequence ATGCGAAAAGCAAAGATATTAGCCACATTAGGCCCGGCATCGAATTCGCGGCCGATTTTGGAAGAGATGCTTAAAGCAGGTCTAAATGCCGTGCGCATAAACATGTCGCATGGCACGACCGACGAGCACGCAGAAAATATACGCACCGCCCGTGCAGCTGCTGCTGCCCTCGGCCTACCGCTAGCGATCCTCATTGACCTCTCCGGCCCAAAGATCCGCACACGGACATTAAAAGACGGGCTGCCGGTCATTCTCAAAGCAGGGCAAAGTTTTACGATCACGACCCGCGATATTGTCGGGAACGAAAACGAAGTTTCGACGAATTTTGATCATCTTCCCGACGCGGTCGAGGCAGGCGCTCGTATTCTTATTGACGACGGAGCGATCGAACTTGTCGTCGAATCTGAGAGCGGAACAGAAGTCTTTTGCCGTGTCGTGACCGGTGGACTGCTCAGCGAACGCAAAGGCATCAATCTGCCAAACACGCCGCTTCCGATCCCGTCAATGACCGAAAAGGACCACGCCGATCTGATATGGGCAATGGAGCAGAATGTCGATTACGTAGCCCTTTCATTTGTCCGAACGGCCGCCGATTGCATACAAGTCAAAGACATCATCAAAAAGCTGAATAAGCGTAAGCTCGGCCGCGCATTGCTAGTCGCAAAGATCGAAAAGGCCGAAGCCATCCAGAACCTTGACGAAATAATCGAAGCGACCGATGGAGTAATGGTCGCCCGAGGCGACCTCGGCGTTGAGACCAGCGTCGAACTCGTGCCCGTTTATCAAAAGCGGATCATTGAAAAGGCGGTCGCGAACGATAGATTTGTTATCACTGCAACACAGATGCTGCAATCGATGATCGAGCATACGTACCCGACGCGGGCAGAGGCTTCGGACGTTGCAAACGCCGTTTGGGACGGCACCGATGCCGTTATGCTCTCGGCAGAAACCGCCACCGGCAGGCATCCGGTCGAGACGATCAAGACGATGGCTCGCATCATTGATTCGGCTGAAACCATTGAAGTCGCTCAGTTGAGAAAGCCGGTGAAATTTAACCAACCGTCTTCTGCGAGAACCAGTCAAGCTCTCTGCAAAGCCGCTGCAGCCGCAGCAAAAGAGATGCAAACGGAAAAGGTCGCCGTCTTTACAGAGTCTGGGCTAATGGCTCGACGCCTTTCCGCGTTTCGCTCCGGACTGCTCACGTTTGCGTTAACGACTTCAGCGGACGCTCGAAACCAGTTGGCCTTGATCTGGGGCGTGCGGCCTTTCTATCACGAGAGTTTAAGTACGTCTGCGAGCGAACCCGACTTCGGCAATGTCACAATGATGGATCTGATGGATGCGGGCTCCGACTCCACCGAAGAGATGTTAAAAGTGGGCGAACTCACTCTCCTAAACGAAGGCGTCGTCGAAGTAGGCGAAACTCTTATTATGATGGCCGGCAGATTGTCGGGCTTGGGTTTGTCCAGTTCGGTGATCGTTTGGACGATAGGTGAACAAGTTCCGCGCAGGTAA